The DNA region AACCACTCCGTCTAATCTGTACTCCGAGCTGTACAACACTACCAACCGTTTGCTGGACGATGCGGCCTATAGGATGGCGAGCCTGCTTTTCTCCCTGGGCCATAGGGCCCACTTCTTTCCCCGGGACGGGTATGGGGAGATTTCTGCCCTGGTAAAAAAACCGGAAGCGGCTTTCTCCCAGGTTATGGCGGCCAAGTATGCCGGGCTGGGGACCATAGGGGCCAACCACTGTCTCCTTACGCCGGAGTACGGGCCCCGGGTACGCTGGGTCTCGGTGATCACCGATGTGGAATTTGCCGGGAGCCCTTTACAGGAGAAGGAGCTTTGCATCAGCTGCGGACGTTGCCAAAAGGGCTGCCCCATCGGCGCCTTTACACCCCGGCCGGATTCTATCATCAACGATATGGAAAAGTATAAGTGCGCCCAGTACCACCAGTTTTTGCGCCAGGAATTGCGTTATCCCTGTGGAGTCTGCACCGTGGTGTGCCCCGTGGGGAATGATAAGAAACTCTACGGGGATAAGGCCATCTCCGAAGAGGGATTTTACCATGTTCAGAATTTTGGTTCCAAAGAAAGGAACGCTACCGAATTTTATAAAGCCAGAAGGAGATACATTATGGCTAACAAGAATTACAAGTTCGAAACCCTCCAGGTCCATGCAGGACAGGAGAAGCCGGATTCCGCCACCGATGCGCGTGCGGTACCTATCTATCAGACATCCTCGTATGTTTTCCCTTCATCAAAGTCGGCGGCAGATCGTTTTGCCCTTACTGAATCGGGGAACATCTACACACGGATCATGAACCCCACATGGGATGCCTTTGAGCAGCGGATCGCCGCCCTGGAAAAGGGTGTCGCCGCTCTGGCCACTGCGTCCGGGGCTGCCGCCACCACCTACGCCATCCAGAATATCACCAAGGCGGGGGATCACATCGTTTCTGATTTCCAGATCTACGGCGGTACCTTCAACCTTTTTGCCAACACCTTTAAGGATCTCGGCGTGGAGACCACCTTTGTGGACGGCAGCAAGCCTGAAAACTTTGAGAAGGCCATTAAGCCCAACACCAAAGCTATTTTCTTTGAAACTCTGGGTAACCCCAACTCATCGGTGGTTGATATTGAAGCGGTGGCGAAGATCGCCCACGGCCACGGTATCCCGGTAATTGTGGACAACACCTTTGCCACGCCCTATCTTTTAACCCCCATTGAGCACGGCGCCGACATCGTGGTCCATTCGGCTACTAAGTTTATCGGCGGGCACGGAACCTCCATCGGCGGTGTCATCGTGGACGGTGGTAAATTCGACTGGGCGCAGAATGATAAGTTCCCCGGCCTCAGCAAGCCCAACCCCAGCTACCACGGCGTGGTCTTTACCGATGCGGTGGGCCCCGTGGCCTTTATCATCAAAGCCCGGGTCACCCTGCTTCGGGACACCGGCGCTGCCCTCTCCCCCTTCAACGCCTTCCTCTT from Treponema primitia ZAS-2 includes:
- a CDS encoding O-acetylhomoserine aminocarboxypropyltransferase/cysteine synthase family protein → MANKNYKFETLQVHAGQEKPDSATDARAVPIYQTSSYVFPSSKSAADRFALTESGNIYTRIMNPTWDAFEQRIAALEKGVAALATASGAAATTYAIQNITKAGDHIVSDFQIYGGTFNLFANTFKDLGVETTFVDGSKPENFEKAIKPNTKAIFFETLGNPNSSVVDIEAVAKIAHGHGIPVIVDNTFATPYLLTPIEHGADIVVHSATKFIGGHGTSIGGVIVDGGKFDWAQNDKFPGLSKPNPSYHGVVFTDAVGPVAFIIKARVTLLRDTGAALSPFNAFLFLQGLETLSLRVERHVSNTIKVLDFLKTHPQVEKVNHPLLADHRDHNLFVRYFPRGGGSIFTIEIKGGAEKAKRFTEELHLFSLLANVADVKSLVIHPASTTHSQVEEKDLLVQGIKPNTVRLSIGTEHIDDIIDDLKQGFEAIK